In Streptomyces sp. NBC_01426, one genomic interval encodes:
- a CDS encoding ABC transporter ATP-binding protein yields the protein MLLEVRDLHVEFHTRDGVAKAVNGVSYSVDEGETLAVLGESGSGKSVTAQAVMGILDVPPGRISHGEILFKGKDLLKTKEEARRKIRGAEMAMIFQDALSSLNPVLSVGAQLGEMYEVHRGMSRKDAKARAIELMDRVRIPAARQRVGDYPHQFSGGMRQRIMIAMALALEPSLIIADEPTTALDVTVQAQVMDLLAELQRELNMGLILITHDLGVVADVADKIAVMYAGRIVEAAPVHEIYRRPAHPYTRGLLDSIPRLDQKGQELYAIKGLPPNLLAIPPGCAFNPRCPMARPACRAEVPPLADVAPDRTSACFFWKECIGA from the coding sequence ATGCTGCTCGAAGTCCGCGACCTCCACGTGGAGTTCCACACGCGGGACGGAGTCGCCAAGGCCGTCAACGGCGTCAGCTACTCGGTCGACGAGGGCGAGACCCTCGCCGTGCTCGGCGAGTCCGGCTCCGGCAAGTCCGTCACCGCCCAGGCCGTCATGGGCATCCTGGACGTGCCGCCGGGCAGGATCTCCCACGGCGAGATCCTGTTCAAGGGCAAGGACCTCCTGAAGACCAAGGAGGAGGCACGCCGGAAGATCCGCGGCGCCGAGATGGCCATGATCTTCCAGGACGCCCTGTCCTCCCTGAACCCCGTCCTCAGCGTGGGCGCGCAGCTCGGCGAGATGTACGAGGTCCACCGCGGGATGTCCCGCAAGGACGCCAAGGCCAGAGCGATCGAGCTGATGGACCGGGTGCGGATCCCCGCCGCCCGGCAGCGGGTGGGGGACTACCCGCACCAGTTCTCCGGCGGCATGCGCCAACGCATCATGATCGCGATGGCGCTGGCCCTCGAACCCTCCCTGATCATCGCCGACGAGCCGACCACCGCCCTGGACGTCACCGTCCAGGCCCAGGTCATGGACCTGCTCGCCGAGCTCCAGCGCGAGCTGAACATGGGCCTCATCCTGATCACCCACGACCTCGGCGTCGTCGCCGACGTCGCCGACAAGATCGCCGTCATGTATGCGGGCCGGATCGTCGAGGCGGCCCCCGTCCACGAGATCTACCGGCGCCCCGCGCACCCGTACACCCGCGGCCTGCTGGACTCGATCCCGCGCCTGGACCAGAAGGGCCAGGAGCTCTACGCGATCAAGGGGCTGCCGCCCAACCTGCTCGCCATCCCGCCCGGTTGCGCCTTCAACCCCCGCTGCCCGATGGCCCGGCCGGCCTGCCGGGCCGAGGTGCCGCCGCTCGCCGACGTCGCCCCGGACCGCACCAGCGCGTGCTTCTTCTGGAAGGAGTGCATCGGTGCCTGA
- a CDS encoding ABC transporter permease: protein MHEPDHAAYDPLQPGEGEAIAPTGQGGPMDLALEEAESLEKPLGDAPSGPGEKARSLWSDAWYQLRRNPVFIVSSLLILFLVIISIWPQLIASGDPLHCELSKSQQGASPGHPFGYDTQGCDVYTRTVYGARASITVGICATLGAALLGSLLGGLAGFFGGWGDSLLSRVADIFFGIPVVLGGLVFLSVVTSTTVWPVVGFIVLLGWPQIARIARGSVITAKQNDYVQAARALGAGNGRMMLRHVAPNAVAPVIVVATIALGTYIALEATLSFLGVGLRPPTVSWGIDISNAASQIRNAPHMLLYPAGALSITVLAFIMLGDAVRDALDPKLR from the coding sequence ATGCATGAGCCGGACCACGCCGCCTACGACCCGCTGCAACCCGGAGAGGGGGAAGCCATCGCCCCGACCGGACAGGGCGGACCCATGGATCTCGCGCTGGAGGAAGCCGAGAGCCTGGAGAAGCCCCTCGGCGACGCACCCTCCGGCCCGGGGGAGAAGGCCCGCTCCCTGTGGTCCGACGCCTGGTACCAGCTGCGTCGCAACCCCGTCTTCATCGTCTCCTCGCTGCTGATCCTCTTCCTCGTGATCATCTCGATCTGGCCGCAGCTCATCGCGAGCGGCGACCCGCTGCACTGCGAACTGTCGAAGTCCCAACAGGGCGCCTCGCCCGGCCACCCCTTCGGCTACGACACCCAGGGCTGCGACGTCTACACCCGCACCGTCTACGGGGCCCGCGCCTCCATCACGGTCGGCATCTGCGCCACCCTCGGAGCCGCCCTGCTCGGCTCCCTGCTCGGCGGGCTCGCCGGCTTCTTCGGCGGCTGGGGCGACTCGCTGCTCTCCCGGGTCGCGGACATCTTCTTCGGCATCCCGGTCGTCCTCGGCGGCCTGGTCTTCCTGTCCGTGGTCACCAGCACCACCGTCTGGCCCGTGGTCGGCTTCATCGTGCTGCTCGGCTGGCCGCAGATCGCCCGCATCGCCCGCGGCTCGGTGATCACCGCCAAACAGAACGACTACGTCCAGGCCGCCCGCGCCCTCGGCGCCGGCAACGGCCGGATGATGCTGCGGCACGTGGCGCCCAACGCCGTCGCGCCCGTCATCGTCGTCGCCACCATCGCCCTGGGCACCTACATCGCCCTGGAGGCCACCCTGTCGTTCCTCGGCGTCGGCCTGCGCCCCCCGACGGTCTCCTGGGGGATCGACATCTCCAACGCCGCCTCCCAGATCCGCAACGCCCCGCACATGCTGCTCTATCCGGCCGGCGCGCTGAGCATCACCGTGCTCGCCTTCATCATGCTCGGCGACGCGGTGCGCGACGCCCTCGACCCCAAGCTGCGCTGA